One window of the Microplitis demolitor isolate Queensland-Clemson2020A chromosome 10, iyMicDemo2.1a, whole genome shotgun sequence genome contains the following:
- the LOC103580294 gene encoding transcription factor E2F7 produces MEIGNRTPERKILGELSNTKSEPISPTANLRLLTSLASNLKSVADNNYCVNKTQHNTSNNNNNNNSNNISESPIASGSLGNGLKLLPRKQKSLGLLCNKFLNMYPLNLDHETREISLDKTAKDLGTEKRRIYDIINVLESLDMASKAGKNRYLWHGQSNLTSTLVKLKSTAIRLGLREQIQDIQKNYRAYTNDNDETCDELTMSLEEPVDEETYCSDTAIKEDKSLGAMCQKFVMLFLVSMKNGVINLEIAAKVLILDNTDNQSEMMTDNGSRSRFKTKVRRLYDIANVLTAIGLIKKIYLFDRSLKKPIFKYFGPDVESTESFDADTPISKIYNSSIGMSTPDKRVTGHSHNSYVDTSANSNCKSFIQNCYSTPTIDKRKLRKRKLFDADSASFSRTNSLPNLDNKSRSLERLDDSILRVAEMELEKLNSTEELKPKACTKLLTRYKSDSCIKNHTTEHQTLALSSLPSPINQNVKTEPNDLILELGHETNNQSLMQSSNSAYQTLKVPPLINSKKLISTVVTTKPVHKIMKLIPIGSISTLQDPHSPSNSSSSNNNSIKKILVPKAVDVDSSNARVTKVARYKIGQTKPTRVINLTKIDPNKLIPIKRSDFKFSFADVKPLVVQQHDHHQQQVIDNTINLNNNSGYAMLTRIQATSVSPGDTFKAIKVGNTLQLVPLNSSNNNNDKSN; encoded by the exons atggagaTTGGAAACCGTACTCCAGAAAGAAAAATTCTTGGGGAATTAAGCAATACAAAATCAGAACCAATTTCACCAACAGCAAATCTGAGATTATTGACATCACTAGCATCCAATTTAAAGAGTGTtgctgataataattattgtgttaATAAAACACAACATAATactagtaataataacaataataataacagcaaTAATATCAGTGAGTCTCCAATCGCATCAGGATCCCTAGGAAATGGACTTAAATTATTGCCAAGAAAACAAAAGTCACTGGGACTGCTGTGTAATAA gtttttaaatatgtacCCGCTAAATTTAGACCATGAGACCCGCGAAATATCACTCGACAAAACGGCTAAAGACTTGGGTACCGAGAAACGACGTATCTATGACATTATAAATGTGTTGGAGAGCTTGGACATGGCTTCAAAAGCTGGAAAAAATCGTTACCTGTGGCACGGACAGAGTAACTTGACATCGACGCTTGTCAAATTAAAGTCCACGGCAATAAGACTCGGTCTCAGAGAACAGATCCAGGATATACAGAAAAATTACCGGGCTTATACTAATGACAATGATGAGACCTGCGATGAGTTGACGATGTCACTGGAAGAACCTGTTGATGAAGAAACTTATTGCAGTGATACGGCTATCAAGGAAGACAAGAGTCTCGGTGCAATGTGTCAGAAATTTGTCATGTTGTTTTTAGTTTCTAtgaag aatggagttattaatttagaaatagCGGCTAAAGTTCTGATACTTGATAATACGGATAACCAATCAGAAATGATGACAGACAATGGTTCGAGATCGCGGTTTAAAACTAAAGTACGCAGATTGTATGACATCGCCAACGTTTTGACGGCCATCggactgattaaaaaaatttatttgttcgatCGATCGTTAAAAAAacctatttttaaatattttgggcCTGATGTTGAGTCTACGGAGTCATTTGATgctg acacaccaattagtaaaatatataattcatcaaTTGGAATGTCAACGCCAGACAAACGTGTGACAGGACATTCCCACAATAGTTATGTCGACACATCCGCGAATTCAAACTGCAAAAGCTTTATCCAAAATTGTTACAGTACTCCGACCATAGACAAGCGTAAATTAcgcaaaagaaaattatttgatgctg acTCAGCATCATTTTCACGGACAAACAGTCTTCCAAACCTTGATAATAAATCACGATCACTAGAACGTTTAGACGATTCAATATTGCGTGTGGCTGAAATGGagctggaaaaattaaattctactGAAGAATTAAAACCAAAGGCATGTACGAAATTACTGACCCGCTATAAGTCGGATTCgtgtataaaaaatcatacaaCGGAGCATCAGACACTAGCGCTATCATCATTACCGTCaccaataaatcaaaatgtcaAGACTGAGCCAAACGATTTAATCCTAGAACTTGGGCATGAAACAAATAATCAAAGTCTAATGCAGAGTTCAAATTCTGCATACCAGACTTTGAAAGTTCCTCcgttaataaattcaaaaaaattaatatctacaGTCGTTACAACTAAACCTgttcataaaataatgaaacttaTACCGATCGGAAGTATTTCGACGCTTCAGGATCCGCACTCTCCaagtaatagtagtagtagtaataataatagtataaaaaaaatattagttccCAAAGCTGTGGATGTTGATAGCAGTAACGCAAGAGTTACTAAAGTCGCGCGATATAAAATTGGTCAGACAAAACCAACGAGAGTTATTAACTTGACTAAAATAGATCCTAATAAATTGATACCTATTAAGCGgagtgattttaaattttcatttgctgACGTTAAACCTCTTGTTGTACAGCAGCATGATCACCATCAGCAGCAAGTTATTGATAAtacgattaatttaaataataattctggCTATGCCATGCTGACGCGCATACAGGCGACTAGTGTATCACCTGGTGATACTTTCAAGGCTATTAAAGTCGGTAATACTTTGCAACTTGTACCGCTTAATagcagcaataataataatgataagagtaattaa
- the LOC103580295 gene encoding muscle-specific protein 20 encodes MALERQVRAKTLAKRDPQQEKEAQEWIEAILGKKFPAGEAYEDVIRDGQILCEVMNKLAPGSIPKINTSGGQFKMMENINNFQKAMKQYGVHDVDVFQTSDLFEKKDIAQVTTSLFALGRTTYLHPEWKGPYLGPKPSEECKREFSEETLRAGQTIVGLQAGSNKGASQAGQNIGAGRKIILGK; translated from the exons ATGGCTCTTGAACGTCAAGTCCGTGCCAAG ACTCTGGCCAAACGTGATCCTCAACAAGAAAAAGAAGCGCAGGAATGGATCGAAGCGATTCTCGGTAAAAAATTCCCGGCTGGTGAAGCATACGAAGACGTAATTCGTGATGGCCAAATACTTTGTGAAGTTATGAACAAACTTGCACCTGGATCTATTCCTAAAATCAATACATCTGGCGGTCAATTCAAAATGAtggaaaatattaacaa CTTCCAAAAAGCCATGAAGCAGTACGGCGTCCATGACGTTGATGTTTTCCAGACCtcagatttatttgaaaaaaaagacatcGCTCAGGTTACGACATCACTTTTTGCTCTCGGCCGTACT ACTTACTTACACCCTGAGTGGAAAGGACCTTACCTAGGACCCAAGCCATCTGAAGAATGCAAACGCGAATTCTCTGAAGAAACTTTACGCGCTGGACAAACGATCGTCGGATTACAGGCTGGATCAAACAAAGGCGCGTCTCAAGCCGGGCAAAATATCGGCGCTGGTCGTAAAATTATTCTTGGAAAGTAA
- the LOC103580297 gene encoding muscle LIM protein Mlp84B — MPFKPVEHPKCPKCGKSVYAAEERVAGGLKWHKMCFKCGLCSKLLDSTNCSEHEGELFCKVCHARKFGPKGYGFGGGAGCLSMDQGEHLQRDGDLRGSSAVMEPRAIAKAPEGEGCPRCGGFVYAAEQMLARGRQWHRECFKCGLCSKRLDSVNCCEGPDKDIYCKVCYGKKFGPKGYGYGQGGGALQSDCYANGDAAPRTTVVDTACIKAPPGKGCPRCGGVVFAAEQVLAKSREWHRKCFKCHDCSKTLDSIIACDGPDKDVYCKTCYGKKWGPHGYGFACGSGFLQTDGLTEEQISASRPFASPDTTSIKAPAGQGCPRCGGMVFAAEQQLAKGTMWHKKCFNCAECHRPLDSMLACDGPDKEIHCRSCYSKLFGPKGFGFGHTPTLTSTNGDGAPSFIDSKPQMGTKSTDGHGCSRCGYPVYAAEQMISKDRLWHKRCFSCGACHRSLDSTNLNDGPDGDIYCRGCYGRKFGPRGVGFGMGAGTLTMA, encoded by the exons ATGCCTTTCAAGCCAGTGGAACATCCAAAATGCCCCAAGTGCGGCAAATCCGTTTATGCTGCGGAGGAACGCGTTGCTGGAGGACTTAAATGGCACAAAATGTGCTTCAAATgcg GTCTGTGCAGCAAACTTCTCGACTCAACAAACTGCTCCGAGCACGAGGGTGAGCTTTTCTGCAAAGTCTGCCACGCCCGGAAATTCGGTCCCAAGGGGTACGGATTTGGCGGAGGCGCAGGCTGCCTCTCCATGGACCAGGGCGAGCACCTGCAGAGAGA tggtGATTTGAGAGGCTCGAGCGCAGTAATGGAACCCCGCGCAATTGCTAAAGCACCTGAAGGCGAAGGATGTCCAAGATGTGGTGGATTTGTTTACGCTGCTGAGCAAATGCTTGCACGTGGACGA CAATGGCACAGAGAATGTTTTAAATGTGGGCTCTGCTCAAAACGATTAGACTCCGTCAACTGTTGCGAAGGTCCTGACAAGGATATTTACTGCAAAG TCTGCTATGGCAAGAAGTTCGGTCCAAAGGGTTATGGCTACGGTCAGGGTGGTGGTGCCCTTCAGAGTGACTGCTACGCAAACGG cgaTGCAGCCCCACGCACTACAGTGGTGGACACTGCGTGCATAAAAGCACCGCCAGGAAAAGGATGTCCTCGTTGTGGGGGCGTAGTATTTGCCGCGGAACAAGTTCTAGCGAAAAGTCGCGAGTGGCACAGAAAATGTTTCAAGTGTCACGATTGTTCGAAAACACTTGACTCGATAATAGCTTGCGATGGTCCTGATAAAGACGTTTACTGTAAAACTtgttatggaaaaaaatgggGACCTCATGGTTATGGATTTGCTTGTGGATCTGGATTTTTACAAACTGATGGTCTTAc agaaGAACAAATCTCAGCAAGTAGACCATTCGCTAGCCCAGATACAACTTCAATAAAAGCACCAGCAGGTCAGGGCTGTCCCCGATGCGGTGGAATGGTATTCGCTGCCGAGCAACAACTTGCCAAAGGGACAATGTGGcacaaaaaatgtttcaacTGTGCCGAGTGTCATCGGCCTTTAGACTCAATGCTCGCTTGTGATGGACCTGACAAGGAGATTCACTGTCGCTCGTGTTACAGCAAACTCTTTGGACCCAAAGGCTTTGGATTTGGTCACACTCCAACTCTGACATCGACTAACGGTGACGGCGCACCTTCATT cATTGACTCTAAACCACAAATGGGCACAAAAAGCACCGATGGACATGGGTGTTCACGTTGCGGTTACCCAGTTTATGCTGCCGAACAAATGATCTCCAAGGACAGACTTTGGCACAAACGTTGCTTCAGTTGTGGTGCCTGCCATCGTTCATTAGACTCGACAAATCTTAATGACGGACCTGACGGTGACATCTACTGTCGCGGATGTTATGGACGTAAATTTGGACCACGTGGTGTTGGTTTTGGTATGGGCGCCGGTACTTTAACGATGgcctaa